The Micromonas commoda chromosome 1, complete sequence region AATCGGCATATCGGCACAAGGAGTGCTGCAAGTGGCTCGGCCTTGGATGTCGTCACTGTAATCTTAGTTCCACCTGCGCTGGGCCCTGCATCCGGTTCTGGTTCAGAAACAAAAATGTGCTGCAGATACGTGTATGTTCCAATACTCTCCAGTGCTGGCATGTAATCAAATCCAATATTCACGGGGACTGTCCTCGGAAAACGCGTTGAACTATATGTTGGTGCCTCGCAGGCCATAAGGGCAGATGAAATGAACACCAAGCTAACTTCTGTCAAACCAAAGGTGCAAGTCATTTGACCTTGATGATGCGCAGGCTTGCGAGAAGCTTCGAGCTGGGAAAATGGTCTGGAAACCCAAACTATACCTCCaccaccctcggcaccggtggacggcgcgacTCCCAATACATCATGGTACGACTGCGCCCTCGCTTGCGAGGAGAAGTGAAACTCGGTTCCAATCGGTTCACCAATACCTATAACTAAATAACTTGCTACCTCCTCTATTGATAAGGGTCGAAACTGTTCTCCTCGTATCCATGTGATCAAAGCAGAATCCGCTGCGTTAACTACAACACAGAGTGGAAGCGGATAGTGAGCGGAAAGACCTGTTTCAATTTCAAAGGAACGTTGCCAACAGGGGTTGCGTGCTTTAGATGTATAGTGCGTGGAAACTATGGCTAATGGCGCTCCTTCAGTGTCTGTGGGTTTGTATGCTGGAGAGACGGAGCGCCATATCTGGATTTGTTCACTCGTCGGGGGGGAATGAGGGCTGATATCGACCCAAGCTGTTCCAAATCGAAGAAGTGGCTTGAAACTGAGTCGCTCGAGAGAACTAACGTCATCGCAATATCTCACGCTGTCAATCGAAAGCGAACTTCCGCCGCCTGAGTTTGTTTGCCAAGGCCGCACCGCAACTATGATAGGGGGGTCAGAGGACAAAATAGCAGGTCCGTGGCTAGTTGTATAGTCTTCTTTGGTAGCCAGGACGTCTTCGCTGGAAGTGCCCGGTTCTGCTGCTGCAAAGAGCTTGACAGTGTGACCGAACACTGCCGGAATCTCGCACACGCGCACG contains the following coding sequences:
- a CDS encoding hypothetical protein (expressed; putative uncharacterized protein), whose protein sequence is MPRAHSKAALPSVFLAVTLLTWSCFQYAFAHAGFLGVVVMPTANYVSEGIALTVSGFNFINLGEHRVLVQAETVPREFYQDGLDTIACLFAQSSHGKPISSATVIGEHSVACVLPLTLRPGFVSVGVSTNGIDSFFHSEVTVSVRARPELYHVIGSRIQSGGDHAHVIGDGLEPRQAHSALPGHALLCGWHTPIGINSRNEKVSLGAGGTPGVFVSSAVRVCEIPAVFGHTVKLFAAAEPGTSSEDVLATKEDYTTSHGPAILSSDPPIIVAVRPWQTNSGGGSSLSIDSVRYCDDVSSLERLSFKPLLRFGTAWVDISPHSPPTSEQIQIWRSVSPAYKPTDTEGAPLAIVSTHYTSKARNPCWQRSFEIETGLSAHYPLPLCVVVNAADSALITWIRGEQFRPLSIEEVASYLVIGIGEPIGTEFHFSSQARAQSYHDVLGVAPSTGAEGGGGIVWVSRPFSQLEASRKPAHHQGQMTCTFGLTEVSLVFISSALMACEAPTYSSTRFPRTVPVNIGFDYMPALESIGTYTYLQHIFVSEPEPDAGPSAGGTKITVTTSKAEPLAALLVPICRFGNIVVVGSFSDIGGVVACITPAASSSSISFFMDDNKGACAPSGSIFTDHRSRNYHYDYFHEHE